A region of Malaciobacter marinus DNA encodes the following proteins:
- a CDS encoding gamma-glutamylcyclotransferase — MYLFGFGSLINIKSAQKSFKRVLKQEDLIPVTAKGVKKVWNSIEFIDFEDKANVNGVFLNLEIDESSSANGVVVKVSDEEFELLKLREKNYSSVIIKKQNIIGCNLDDDVIAFMTTNDSKIAKQGDENCYIPSKYLDLLTQSFKFYDDAFVEKYKEETLKDFPFELKEGSYKFSDPLQNKLAKEGVNESK; from the coding sequence ATGTATTTATTTGGTTTTGGTTCTTTAATAAATATAAAAAGTGCACAAAAATCGTTTAAAAGAGTTTTAAAACAAGAAGATTTAATACCTGTAACTGCTAAAGGTGTAAAGAAAGTTTGGAACTCAATAGAGTTTATTGATTTTGAAGACAAAGCAAATGTAAATGGGGTTTTTTTAAATCTTGAAATAGATGAAAGTTCAAGTGCAAATGGGGTTGTTGTAAAAGTAAGTGATGAAGAGTTTGAACTATTAAAATTAAGAGAGAAAAACTACTCTAGTGTTATTATAAAAAAACAGAATATTATAGGCTGCAATTTAGATGATGATGTTATTGCTTTTATGACTACAAATGATAGTAAAATAGCAAAGCAAGGAGATGAAAACTGTTATATTCCCTCAAAATATTTGGATTTGTTAACACAAAGTTTTAAGTTTTATGATGATGCTTTTGTAGAAAAGTATAAAGAAGAAACATTAAAAGATTTCCCTTTTGAACTAAAAGAGGGCAGTTATAAATTTTCTGATCCATTGCAAAATAAATTGGCAAAAGAAGGTGTGAATGAATCAAAATAA
- the glmS gene encoding methylaspartate mutase subunit S — protein MKVVTGVVGNDIHVVANRLIEISLQARGFEVFNLGVNTYLEEFIDAVIETDANILLISSLNGEAEGWCRELNILKSKYKQLKDVVFMLGGNLAVGEGTTQEIVPKFKDYGFDLVFHQVDLNTGLDELEKYIKANR, from the coding sequence ATGAAAGTAGTAACAGGAGTAGTAGGCAATGATATTCATGTAGTAGCAAACAGACTTATTGAAATATCACTACAAGCAAGAGGTTTTGAAGTATTTAATTTGGGAGTTAATACTTATCTTGAAGAGTTTATAGATGCAGTTATAGAAACAGATGCTAATATATTACTAATCTCATCACTAAATGGTGAAGCTGAGGGTTGGTGTAGAGAACTAAATATTCTAAAATCTAAATATAAGCAATTAAAAGATGTTGTTTTTATGCTAGGTGGAAACTTAGCAGTTGGAGAAGGAACAACACAAGAGATTGTGCCAAAGTTTAAAGATTATGGATTTGATTTAGTTTTTCACCAAGTTGATTTAAATACAGGCTTAGATGAATTAGAAAAATATATTAAGGCAAATAGATGA
- a CDS encoding methylaspartate mutase, whose protein sequence is MSLLQEEREIIVQNEYADSFDFQEIEEFVKNASKNLFISHNFKNKNKMLVQPRGGFPTYEKQFALNEFFVKANVDVLPLTIDSNTRLNDYAMAKKMLRLSEENEVDMLNGYPLVNHGYRTTRKMITHFDKPVSLRHGTPDARLLIETAIASGIFEIEGGPITYLLPYSKNFPLDKAFLYWKYVERVCANYSKLNEPINRESFGPLTATLVPPCITIVIQLLEMLLSLEEGVKSFSVSFSQTGSVNQDIVTSAVLKKMAKYYAKEIDCEDAQINLVYHQWMGAFPSNKDYSESLINTSTVIAALVKADKIITKTRDEAFGIPTKEANAKTVANTQYTLRILQGLPNIINEQEEEILTQEVKSIMEAVFNDSADTLWRKVFNSIKNGTIDVPFSPHIINNNEVVTVRDKDKNIRIIKRGNLPISDKCFEYEKSKCNLNKDATSIVNDIIHDIGIMQ, encoded by the coding sequence ATGAGTTTACTGCAAGAAGAGAGAGAAATAATAGTTCAAAATGAGTATGCAGATAGCTTTGATTTTCAAGAGATTGAAGAGTTTGTAAAAAATGCTAGCAAAAATCTATTTATTTCCCACAACTTTAAAAATAAAAATAAAATGCTAGTACAACCAAGAGGTGGTTTTCCAACTTATGAAAAACAGTTTGCATTAAATGAATTTTTTGTTAAAGCAAATGTTGATGTTTTACCTTTAACAATTGATTCAAATACAAGACTTAATGACTATGCAATGGCAAAAAAAATGTTAAGATTAAGTGAAGAAAATGAAGTTGATATGCTAAATGGCTATCCCCTTGTAAATCATGGATATAGAACTACAAGAAAAATGATTACTCATTTTGATAAACCAGTTAGTTTAAGACATGGAACACCAGATGCAAGGTTGTTAATTGAAACAGCTATTGCTTCAGGAATTTTTGAGATAGAAGGTGGTCCAATTACTTACCTTTTACCTTATTCAAAGAACTTTCCTTTAGATAAGGCTTTTTTATATTGGAAATATGTAGAAAGAGTATGTGCGAACTACTCAAAACTAAATGAACCAATAAATAGAGAATCTTTTGGTCCTTTAACAGCAACTTTAGTTCCACCATGTATTACTATTGTTATTCAACTTTTAGAGATGTTATTATCTTTAGAAGAAGGTGTTAAATCATTTTCAGTCTCTTTTTCTCAAACAGGTTCAGTAAATCAAGATATTGTAACAAGTGCTGTTTTGAAAAAAATGGCTAAATATTATGCAAAAGAAATTGATTGTGAAGATGCACAAATCAACCTTGTATATCATCAATGGATGGGAGCATTTCCATCAAATAAAGATTATTCAGAGTCACTTATAAATACATCAACTGTAATTGCAGCTTTAGTAAAAGCAGATAAAATCATCACAAAAACAAGAGATGAAGCTTTTGGTATTCCTACAAAAGAAGCAAATGCAAAAACTGTTGCAAATACACAATATACACTTAGAATACTACAAGGTTTACCAAATATTATAAATGAACAAGAAGAAGAGATTTTAACACAAGAAGTAAAAAGTATAATGGAAGCTGTTTTCAATGATAGTGCTGATACTTTATGGAGAAAAGTTTTTAACTCAATCAAAAATGGAACAATAGATGTACCCTTCTCTCCTCATATTATAAATAACAACGAAGTAGTAACAGTAAGAGATAAAGATAAAAACATAAGAATTATAAAAAGAGGTAATCTTCCTATTAGTGATAAGTGTTTTGAATATGAAAAATCAAAATGCAATTTAAATAAAGATGCTACATCAATAGTAAACGATATTATACATGATATAGGGATTATGCAATGA
- a CDS encoding glutamate mutase L, with amino-acid sequence MKNKLLIDIGSTYFKVSDNENLQQHFRDFNKDIFDDLKYKCNEILEKYKKEDIYICSSANGGLSTLIIGTSNSFSLKFATNIAFNSGINIIDTVLYQDIKTTSIPSDLIDVVIIAGGIDSVSKLFDEELFNYLEQINYSNIVYVGNKNDSEELSKKIENLVVLPNIINNKLQVNEDELKEYLTNLYQADIMGKEDIKHLYDITSNQIYPTPYIVNKTLPVINNMLKVADPFILVDIGGATTDIHYSTTLVNDNMIKNNEYDRLVFKKLGVFKSKESLIFAAKNNEFVYELLANMNVTENIFEEQSDKAIKVLMKLAIFLVLYKVSEAHPQYVHLKLNLLKSIVLTGGITKVLKDEEVEDIVGFFYKKILNSQIKPNIVLDSNYEIWTLGITQK; translated from the coding sequence ATGAAAAATAAGTTATTAATAGATATAGGAAGTACCTATTTTAAAGTTAGTGATAACGAAAACTTACAACAACACTTTAGAGATTTCAACAAAGATATATTTGATGATTTAAAGTATAAATGTAATGAAATTTTAGAAAAATATAAAAAAGAGGATATTTATATTTGTTCTTCTGCAAATGGTGGTTTAAGTACACTTATTATTGGTACAAGTAATTCATTTTCATTGAAGTTTGCTACAAATATTGCATTTAATTCTGGTATTAATATAATAGATACAGTTTTATATCAAGATATAAAAACAACTTCAATTCCTAGTGATTTAATTGATGTAGTTATAATAGCAGGTGGTATTGATAGTGTTAGCAAGCTTTTTGATGAAGAGTTATTTAACTATTTAGAACAGATAAACTACTCTAATATTGTCTATGTAGGAAATAAAAATGACAGTGAAGAATTATCTAAAAAAATTGAAAACTTGGTTGTTTTACCAAATATTATCAATAATAAACTTCAAGTAAATGAAGATGAATTAAAAGAGTATTTAACAAACCTTTATCAAGCTGATATTATGGGAAAAGAGGATATCAAACACTTATATGATATTACATCAAATCAAATCTATCCAACTCCATATATTGTAAATAAAACTTTGCCAGTTATAAATAATATGTTAAAAGTTGCAGATCCTTTTATTTTAGTTGATATTGGAGGTGCGACAACAGATATTCATTATAGTACTACTTTAGTAAATGACAATATGATAAAAAATAACGAATATGATAGATTAGTGTTTAAAAAATTAGGTGTTTTTAAATCAAAAGAGTCTTTAATATTTGCAGCAAAAAACAATGAGTTTGTTTACGAACTATTAGCCAATATGAATGTTACAGAAAATATTTTTGAAGAACAAAGTGATAAAGCTATAAAAGTATTAATGAAATTAGCAATATTTTTAGTTTTATATAAAGTTTCAGAAGCCCATCCTCAATATGTTCATCTAAAACTAAATCTACTAAAATCAATCGTACTAACAGGTGGTATTACAAAAGTTTTAAAAGATGAAGAGGTTGAAGATATTGTAGGATTTTTTTATAAAAAAATCTTAAACTCACAAATAAAGCCAAATATTGTATTAGATAGCAATTATGAAATTTGGACTTTAGGTATAACACAAAAATAA
- a CDS encoding AMP-binding protein, which yields MSINCIRTLLEDANISHKDKIALVHNDKKITYEELFKRVNQVAFYLKELDLPKDSRIGIYSTKSIDQVIAILAILSTDYILVPLTRLLQPEQVEYIIDDCDIKCIITDKVKIEKIQESNFNGQIISYERTEHNLASFEEIYKYYNKPYTCDVNGHDNAVITYSFGLTGKPKGIVISHRNLIDSARVVSQYLKLKEEDVISGTLIFNLDYGLNQIFCSLYKRATLALHRFILAGDFFNHIIKDKVTVLPIMPINITQMFDEDEYKLPSAELLSNIRVITSSGGNVTAKMLKDLDKYFPDAKFYSMHGLTEAFRSTYLEPAQIWIRPDSIGKAIPDVELYVINEEGYECKTREIGELIHRGGYIYKGYWNAPVETKERFKSIDILKNVINLEGQLCDEIVVASGDYVYKDEEGYLYFVSRRDDMIKTRGFRVSPYEIESVVSKNIPQIEQCAVFSIENQEIEEEIVLVYSSKNEIPVNEILFELKNHLASYMIPNKIIYNRSLPLVPSDKNKINKEILKENIMNNI from the coding sequence ATGTCTATAAATTGTATAAGAACACTTCTAGAAGATGCCAATATTTCTCATAAAGATAAAATTGCATTAGTACATAATGATAAAAAAATAACTTACGAAGAGTTGTTTAAAAGAGTGAATCAAGTAGCATTTTATCTAAAAGAGCTTGATTTACCTAAAGATAGTAGAATTGGTATTTATTCAACAAAATCGATTGATCAAGTAATAGCAATACTTGCAATTCTTTCAACTGATTATATTCTAGTTCCATTAACTAGACTTCTTCAACCTGAACAAGTTGAATATATAATAGATGATTGTGATATAAAATGTATTATTACAGATAAAGTAAAAATTGAAAAGATTCAAGAGAGTAACTTTAATGGACAAATCATCTCTTATGAAAGGACTGAGCACAATTTAGCTTCATTTGAAGAGATTTATAAATATTATAACAAACCTTATACTTGTGATGTAAATGGACATGATAACGCAGTTATTACTTACTCTTTTGGACTTACTGGAAAACCAAAAGGTATAGTAATTTCTCATAGAAATTTAATAGACTCAGCAAGAGTTGTATCTCAATATTTAAAATTAAAAGAAGAAGATGTAATCTCTGGAACTCTTATTTTTAATCTTGACTATGGATTAAATCAAATCTTTTGTTCTTTATATAAAAGAGCTACTCTAGCACTACATAGATTTATTTTAGCGGGTGATTTTTTCAATCACATCATAAAAGATAAAGTTACAGTATTACCTATAATGCCAATAAATATAACACAAATGTTTGATGAAGATGAATACAAACTTCCAAGTGCAGAATTACTTTCAAATATTAGAGTTATTACTTCATCAGGAGGAAATGTAACTGCTAAGATGTTAAAAGATTTAGATAAATACTTTCCTGATGCAAAGTTTTATTCAATGCATGGATTAACAGAAGCTTTTAGATCAACTTATTTAGAACCAGCACAGATTTGGATTCGACCAGATTCAATAGGAAAAGCAATTCCAGATGTTGAGTTATATGTTATAAATGAAGAAGGATATGAGTGCAAAACAAGAGAAATAGGAGAGCTTATTCATAGAGGTGGATATATCTATAAAGGATATTGGAATGCTCCTGTTGAGACAAAAGAGAGATTTAAATCAATTGATATTTTAAAAAATGTAATCAATCTTGAAGGACAGCTTTGTGATGAGATTGTTGTTGCAAGTGGTGATTATGTATATAAAGATGAAGAGGGTTACTTATACTTTGTTTCAAGACGAGATGATATGATAAAAACAAGAGGTTTTAGAGTAAGTCCATATGAAATAGAATCAGTTGTATCAAAAAATATTCCTCAAATTGAACAATGTGCAGTTTTTTCTATTGAAAATCAAGAGATTGAAGAAGAGATTGTATTAGTTTATTCAAGTAAAAATGAAATCCCAGTAAATGAGATTTTATTTGAGTTAAAAAATCATCTAGCATCATATATGATACCTAATAAAATTATTTATAATAGATCATTACCATTAGTTCCAAGTGATAAAAATAAGATAAATAAAGAGATATTAAAAGAAAATATTATGAATAATATTTAA
- a CDS encoding c-type cytochrome has translation MKKILIATSLFACALFASDGAALYKKCATCHGANGEKVALGKSKVIKDMSKANFIAAMKGYKDGSYGGPMKGLMKGQVASLSDADIEALANHIIK, from the coding sequence ATGAAAAAGATTTTGATTGCAACTTCGCTTTTCGCATGTGCATTATTTGCTTCTGATGGAGCAGCATTATATAAAAAGTGTGCAACTTGCCATGGGGCAAATGGTGAAAAAGTAGCTTTAGGTAAAAGTAAAGTAATTAAAGATATGTCTAAAGCAAATTTTATTGCAGCAATGAAAGGTTACAAAGATGGATCTTATGGTGGACCAATGAAAGGTCTAATGAAAGGTCAAGTGGCTTCTTTAAGTGATGCTGATATTGAAGCATTAGCTAATCATATCATAAAATAA
- a CDS encoding GGDEF domain-containing protein — protein sequence MFKISIDKNLFEDILLKKDKILKKDASKYWKKELIEPIIKDDKISYTIKQVDKLILTNGLGEDKPSIAIECKRVDYSAKSNQFIFDLGKIYEQKNIEIEDDYKDTLIEQLLKEKAILEESINKDALTKTYNIKKMQEDLSKFQEQENSYLLNAVLINIDKFKNINDTFGYEYADKVLEYLGTKLLNYATILNGEVYRYDSKEFLILCFCKKEFLLENLKSLQAEIKFQRVFHPNRPIDVTVSMGVSFFDNCIDKNRFIQKAKEGVLLAKNNGRDRIEFIR from the coding sequence ATGTTTAAAATTTCTATAGATAAAAATTTATTTGAAGATATATTATTAAAAAAAGATAAAATACTAAAAAAAGATGCATCAAAATACTGGAAAAAAGAGTTAATAGAACCAATAATTAAAGATGATAAGATATCTTATACTATTAAACAAGTTGATAAACTTATATTAACTAATGGCTTAGGTGAAGATAAACCCTCAATTGCAATAGAGTGTAAAAGAGTTGATTATAGTGCAAAATCTAATCAATTTATATTTGACTTAGGCAAAATTTATGAACAAAAAAATATTGAAATTGAAGATGATTATAAAGACACCTTAATTGAGCAACTGTTAAAAGAAAAAGCTATTTTAGAAGAGAGTATAAATAAAGATGCTTTAACAAAAACATATAATATAAAAAAAATGCAAGAAGACTTATCAAAATTTCAAGAACAAGAAAATTCATATTTATTAAATGCAGTTTTAATAAATATAGATAAATTTAAAAATATAAATGATACATTTGGATATGAGTATGCAGATAAAGTATTAGAGTATTTAGGTACAAAACTATTAAATTACGCAACTATTTTAAATGGAGAAGTTTATAGATATGATTCAAAAGAGTTTTTAATACTTTGTTTTTGTAAAAAAGAGTTTTTACTAGAAAATCTCAAATCTTTACAAGCTGAAATAAAATTTCAAAGAGTTTTTCATCCAAATAGACCTATTGATGTAACTGTAAGTATGGGAGTTTCATTTTTTGATAATTGTATAGATAAAAATAGGTTTATACAAAAAGCAAAAGAGGGTGTTTTATTGGCAAAAAATAATGGGAGAGATAGAATTGAGTTCATAAGATAA
- a CDS encoding TsoY family (seleno)protein, whose translation MNLREKFTPMCFLGALGAGGLSVSFFMYLMFLVPHKETPMPIFEQIFPKLMEGSWLSFVIAFSLVFIITFAFLHFKFLIWNTKQFLEFKKTDKYKSLISSNGEVSLMTIPLTYAMTINVCFVLGAVFVPNLWSIVEYMFPFALIGFTVAGYFALKIFIDYFSRIITNGDFDFTKNNNLSQMISIFAFAMVSVGYAAPGAMSSNLTINAIGIFGSLFFAAISILLLILKLTMGFKNMFEQGISVEASPSLWIILPILTLLGIAMIRISFGLDHHFNSPLAKSSLFTLTAVIVSLQIIFGLLGYKVMKQIGYFEKYIESEDRSPVSFALICPGVAFFVFGMFFINFGLTFNEVVDKYSIAYFVLMLPFMFIQYRTIIYFFKLKRKFNF comes from the coding sequence ATGAACTTAAGGGAAAAATTTACTCCAATGTGTTTTTTAGGAGCACTTGGCGCAGGTGGATTATCTGTATCATTTTTTATGTATTTAATGTTTCTAGTGCCGCACAAAGAGACTCCAATGCCTATTTTTGAACAAATTTTTCCAAAATTAATGGAAGGTTCATGGCTATCTTTTGTTATTGCTTTTTCTTTGGTATTTATCATAACTTTTGCTTTTTTACACTTTAAATTTCTTATTTGGAATACAAAACAGTTTTTAGAGTTTAAAAAAACAGATAAATATAAAAGTTTAATTTCATCAAATGGCGAAGTTTCTTTAATGACTATACCTTTAACATATGCAATGACTATTAATGTATGTTTTGTTTTAGGTGCTGTTTTTGTACCAAATTTATGGAGTATAGTTGAATATATGTTCCCATTTGCTTTGATTGGCTTTACAGTTGCTGGATATTTTGCTCTAAAAATATTTATTGATTATTTTAGTAGAATTATTACAAATGGTGATTTTGACTTTACAAAAAACAATAACTTATCACAAATGATTTCTATTTTTGCATTTGCAATGGTATCTGTAGGTTATGCAGCTCCTGGGGCTATGAGTAGTAACCTTACAATAAATGCAATTGGTATTTTTGGTTCACTGTTTTTTGCAGCTATTTCAATTTTATTATTAATATTAAAATTAACAATGGGATTTAAAAATATGTTTGAACAAGGTATTTCAGTTGAAGCATCTCCATCACTTTGGATAATTCTTCCAATTCTTACACTACTTGGTATTGCTATGATTAGAATTAGCTTTGGATTAGACCATCACTTTAATTCGCCACTTGCTAAATCTTCACTTTTTACATTAACAGCTGTAATAGTATCACTTCAAATTATTTTTGGTCTTTTAGGTTATAAAGTAATGAAACAAATTGGTTATTTTGAAAAATATATTGAAAGTGAAGACCGTTCACCTGTATCTTTTGCTCTTATTTGTCCAGGTGTTGCTTTTTTTGTATTTGGTATGTTTTTTATAAATTTTGGATTAACATTTAATGAAGTAGTTGATAAATACTCTATTGCATATTTTGTATTAATGTTGCCATTTATGTTTATACAATATAGAACTATAATATATTTCTTTAAACTAAAAAGAAAATTCAACTTTTAA
- a CDS encoding SH3 domain-containing C40 family peptidase, with amino-acid sequence MNKLFKAIFFLLIILFFTACSNKNIEIQDLKTYSQNPNEYLKNESFTFKNQSSYNKRFYKNYFLVWDNPKIEISKKDASWGFLYKNKQIYLQNYSKASKQWFNNQIQNSNFKEFKSKLQKAITIKNSNIRVFPTKQMMFYNPYNAGQGFPFDYNQNSFIKINTPILVSHLSKDKAWAFIKTSSYFGWIDIRNIAFVDEYFIKKFKTNNYAVAIKDKFNIYKDHFIENIQLGTIFPYKKNKFFIAVKDKNQKAFIKTIKINKNYISLKPLQFNSKNLRKIAQELIKEQYGWGGILGFRDCSSFTQDFFSSFGIYLDRNSKQQIKNGKYYKIKNFTSENKKKFIIKHGKAFKSLIYLKGHIMLYIGNIKGEPLVMHNVWGVKTRVFLNKEGRNIIGKNIISSLEFGKELETYENMNTVLDKIEGIIILDER; translated from the coding sequence ATGAATAAACTATTTAAAGCTATTTTTTTTCTACTTATTATTTTATTTTTTACAGCTTGCTCTAATAAAAATATAGAAATCCAAGATTTAAAAACTTACTCTCAAAATCCAAATGAGTATTTAAAAAATGAATCGTTTACATTTAAAAATCAAAGCTCTTATAATAAAAGGTTTTATAAAAACTATTTTTTAGTTTGGGATAATCCAAAAATTGAAATAAGTAAAAAAGATGCTTCATGGGGCTTTTTATACAAAAACAAACAAATATATTTACAAAATTATTCAAAAGCATCAAAACAGTGGTTTAATAATCAAATACAAAACTCTAACTTTAAAGAGTTTAAATCAAAGCTTCAAAAAGCAATTACTATAAAAAATAGTAATATAAGAGTATTTCCAACAAAACAAATGATGTTTTATAATCCATACAATGCAGGACAAGGCTTTCCTTTTGACTATAATCAAAACTCTTTTATCAAAATAAATACTCCAATTTTAGTATCTCACTTATCAAAAGACAAAGCATGGGCTTTTATAAAAACCTCTTCATATTTTGGTTGGATAGATATAAGAAATATTGCTTTTGTTGATGAATACTTTATTAAAAAGTTTAAAACAAACAATTATGCAGTTGCAATAAAAGATAAATTTAATATCTATAAAGACCATTTTATAGAAAATATACAATTAGGAACTATTTTTCCATATAAAAAAAATAAATTCTTCATTGCAGTAAAGGACAAAAACCAAAAAGCTTTTATAAAAACTATTAAAATAAATAAAAACTATATCTCTTTAAAACCTCTACAATTTAATAGCAAAAACCTTAGGAAAATTGCACAAGAACTTATCAAAGAGCAGTATGGTTGGGGTGGAATTTTGGGCTTTAGAGATTGTTCAAGTTTTACTCAAGATTTTTTCTCAAGTTTTGGAATATATCTTGATAGAAACTCAAAACAACAAATAAAAAATGGGAAATATTATAAAATAAAAAACTTTACCAGTGAAAATAAGAAAAAGTTTATTATAAAGCATGGAAAAGCTTTTAAAAGTTTAATATATCTAAAAGGACATATAATGCTTTATATTGGAAATATAAAAGGTGAACCTTTAGTAATGCATAATGTTTGGGGAGTCAAAACAAGAGTTTTTTTAAACAAAGAAGGAAGAAATATAATTGGAAAAAATATAATTAGTAGTTTAGAGTTTGGAAAAGAATTAGAGACTTATGAAAATATGAATACTGTTTTAGATAAAATAGAGGGTATTATTATTTTAGATGAAAGGTAA
- a CDS encoding aminotransferase class IV, with protein MIVFVNGKYLKDNEANINVNDRGYLLADGVYEGFRVYNGKIFKLKEHKQRFQRSLNELKISHTLTDEIETIFEKLFEKNSYKNSDELFYYIQITRGVALRDHAFPKEKTEIGIYAFVSKKDLNEKAYNEGLKVCTAPDNRWARCDIKCISLTANCLAKQNAIDEGFDDALFVHDGVITEATASNVFFVKDNIIYTHAATNRILSGITRNFVIDLCNENGFKLKEFPLTIDKLKSIDEAFLTGTTLEVTPIVKINDISINNQKIGEITKKLQSLFKNYLQENFYKKS; from the coding sequence ATGATTGTATTTGTAAATGGAAAATATTTAAAAGATAATGAAGCAAATATAAATGTAAATGACAGAGGCTATCTTCTTGCAGATGGTGTATATGAAGGTTTTAGAGTATATAATGGAAAGATTTTTAAATTAAAAGAGCATAAACAAAGATTTCAAAGAAGTCTAAATGAATTAAAAATTTCACATACATTAACAGATGAAATAGAAACAATTTTTGAGAAGTTATTTGAAAAAAACTCTTACAAAAATAGTGATGAACTATTTTATTATATTCAAATTACAAGAGGCGTAGCTTTAAGAGACCATGCGTTTCCAAAAGAAAAAACAGAAATAGGAATTTATGCTTTTGTATCAAAAAAAGATTTAAATGAAAAAGCTTATAATGAAGGTTTAAAAGTTTGTACAGCACCTGATAATAGATGGGCAAGATGTGACATAAAATGTATCTCATTAACTGCAAACTGTCTTGCAAAACAAAATGCTATTGATGAGGGTTTTGATGATGCTTTGTTTGTTCATGATGGAGTAATAACTGAAGCTACTGCTTCTAATGTTTTTTTTGTAAAAGATAATATTATATATACTCATGCAGCAACAAATAGAATTTTAAGTGGTATAACAAGAAATTTTGTTATTGATTTATGCAATGAAAATGGTTTTAAACTTAAAGAGTTTCCTTTAACTATAGACAAACTAAAAAGTATTGATGAAGCTTTTTTAACAGGAACAACCCTTGAAGTTACACCAATAGTAAAAATCAATGATATCTCAATCAATAATCAAAAAATTGGAGAGATAACTAAAAAACTTCAATCGCTATTTAAAAACTATCTTCAAGAAAATTTTTACAAAAAGAGTTAA